A portion of the Carya illinoinensis cultivar Pawnee chromosome 11, C.illinoinensisPawnee_v1, whole genome shotgun sequence genome contains these proteins:
- the LOC122280816 gene encoding AAA-ATPase At3g28510-like → MLPTTLTMLWTSVTASVGSILVLLPFFERYCPVGLRQYFDKYTTIITSYFNPYIDISFSDVSELWFKRSDAYLTVETYLSNKAPKSAKRLKAELGKDCSKVVLSLDVHQTVLDEFRGVKIWWTSKKEVNRSRFSYRDEETTMSYMLTFHKRYRDLIIESYLEHVMKEGKEIGVRNRQRKLYTNCPNEKSPWYMNRGIMWSSIFFEHPANFERIGLDPETKQEIVDDLLTFSKSKDYYEKIGKPWKRGYLLHGPPGTGKSTMIAAMANLLGYDVYDLELTAVKDNTELRKLLIETTAKSILVIEDIDCSLDLTGQRKSKTKKSSDDDDVNEIPKKEAKEEEKSNKVTLSGLLNVIDGLWSACGGERLIIFTTNFLEKLDPALIRSGRMDKHIELSYCKFEAFKVLAKNYLDLEKHPMFDTIQRLMGETNITPADVAEKLMPKSSSDDANKCLSTLIQALEEAKEKAAEKKDEEDKLKEEEAAKKKDGELKLNVKENDEVKVKEEDQATK, encoded by the coding sequence aTGTTGCCAACAACTCTGACTATGTTGTGGACATCAGTGACCGCTTCCGTAGGCAGCATCCTGGTTTTGTTGCCGTTCTTTGAACGATATTGTCCTGTCGGCCTTCGACAATACTTTGATAAATATACAACCATAATCACCAGCTACTTCAATCCCTACATTGATATTTCGTTCTCTGATGTCTCGGAACTTTGGTTCAAGCGTAGCGATGCCTATTTAACTGTTGAGACTTACCTCAGCAACAAAGCTCCCAAGAGCGCTAAACGACTCAAAGCTGAGTTGGGAAAAGATTGCAGCAAAGTGGTTTTGAGTCTAGATGTGCATCAAACCGTGTTGGATGAGTTTCGCGGTGTCAAAATTTGGTGGACGTCAAAGAAAGAAGTCAACAGATCAAGATTCTCCTATCGTGACGAGGAGACCACGATGTCGTACATGCTCACGTTTCATAAGAGATACCGTGACCTAATCATTGAGTCATATTTGGAGCATGTTATGAAGGAAGGGAAGGAAATTGGTGTGAGGAATCGGCAGAGGAAGCTCTACACGAATTGTCCTAATGAAAAGTCGCCATGGTACATGAACCGAGGCATCATGTGGAGTAGCATCTTTTTCGAGCATCCAGCTAACTTTGAAAGAATCGGTTTAGATCCAGAGACGAAGCAGGAGATTGTTGATGACTTGTTGACTTTCAGCAAGAGTAAGGACTATTATGAAAAGATTGGGAAGCCATGGAAGAGGGGTTATCTTCTCCATGGCCCTCCTGGGACAGGAAAGTCAACGATGATTGCAGCAATGGCAAACCTGTTGGGCTATGATGTCTATGATCTCGAGCTCACAGCAGTGAAGGATAACACGGAGCTGCGAAAGCTTTTGATCGAAACTACTGCTAAGTCCATCCTCGTGATCGAGGACATCGACTGCTCACTTGATCTTACTGGTCAAAGAAAGAGTAAAACAAAGAAATCttcagatgatgatgatgtgaatgaaaTTCCCAAGAAAGAGGCCAAGGAAGAGGAGAAAAGTAATAAGGTCACACTTTCTGGGCTGTTGAATGTTATCGATGGACTGTGGTCTGCTTGTGGGGGAGAGAGGCTGATTATTTTTACCACAAATTTTCTGGAGAAGCTGGATCCTGCACTCATAAGGAGTGGTAGAATGGATAAGCATATTGAGCTCTCTTACTGCAAGTTTGAAGCATTCAAGGTGCTTGCAAAGAATTACCTGGATCTTGAAAAGCATCCCATGTTTGACACAATACAGAGGTTGATGGGGGAGACGAATATCACACCTGCTGATGTTGCAGAGAAACTTATGCCAAAGTCTTCATCAGATGATGCAAATAAATGCCTATCGACGTTGATACAGGCTCTTGAGGAAGCAAAGGAAAAAGCAGCAgagaagaaagatgaagaagataaaCTCAAAGAGGAAGAAGCGgcaaagaagaaagatggagaaTTGAAACTGAATGTGAAAGAAAATGATGAGGTGAAAGTGAAAGAGGAAGATCAAGCAACAAAATGA